CGTCTCGCCGCCCCGCAGGCCCTCGGGGCTCTCCTGGACGCGCAGTTTCTGGGAGTCGACGAACTCCGATTGGTCGAAGTCGACGTGGAACGGTCCCTGTCGCTCGCAGCCCTGACACTCGTGGGGTTCCTGAAAGCCGCTGTCGGTCTGCGGGATGTACGTCATCGTCCCGCAGCGCTGACACTCGAAGGCGGCCTCCGTTATCTTGGGCCGGACGTCGGTCGCCTTGCGGACGATTCCCTGGACGGAGACCATCCGTCCGATGTGGTCGTCGTGGACGCGGATGTTCCTGATGTCGACCGAATCCGGGAGGTTGTGGAGGCGGACGTGCGCGCGCCCGAGTTTCACGTCGACCGGAAGGTCGTAGAGGCGGAGGGCCTCCTCGGCGTACTCGCGTATCTGGTCGGGTTTCTTGCGGTAGTCCTCCGCGAGGTCCTCGTCGAAGCGGAACAGGTCGTCGTAGTCGACGTACAACGAGCGCTGCTCGTTCGGATACCGCTGGGCGAGGCGGCCGATATCGTCGCTGTAGTACTTTCTGTAGAACTGGACGAACCGGTCGGTGAGGTCCACGTCCGGGTCCTGCGGGGCCTGTGCCATCGAACCGGAGTAAGTCCCCCATCCGGTAAGAGTCTTCGTTCGGAGCGGAAGTGATGGGGGAGCGGAGGGGCTACAGCGAGACGTCCGTCTCGATGTCCTCGGTGGCCTCGCGCAGGCCGTCGCGGCGGGCGTCCTCGGCGAGTCGCGCCGAGAGGTCCGAGTCGGTCAGCAGTTCCTCGAACTCGGTCCGGAAGCGGTCGTTCGCGCGCGTCGCCTCTCGTCGCGCCTCGACGACGCGGCGGACGCGAGCGACCGTCCCGGCGTCGGCGTCGAGTGCGGCCGCGCACGCCTCGTCGTCCGCGCCGTCCGCGAGGAGTGACCGGAACTCGTCGAGCGAGAAGGGGGCGTCGGCGTCCGACTCCCGCAGGAGGTGGAGGTCCGTCCGCGCGACGAACACCTCCCCCTCGTCGGCGTTCACCTCTAAGACCGACGCGAGTTCCGCGTCGGTGTCGCCGTCGAAGAACCCGCGGACGATTCGGCGCAGGTCCGCGTCCGAGAGGTCCGTCTCGAACTCGTAGCGCTCCCGCATCGCCGCGACGAGGTCACCTACTCGGCGGTTTCGCTCCTCGTCGTCGGGGGCGTCCGTCAACGACCCGGGCGACTCCTCCTGTCTCTCCGTCACCGACTCCGACCCGGTCGTCTCGACGAAGATGTCCCTGAGTTCGGCCGTCTTCTCGTCCATGACCGGCCGGTAGGCGCTGCGAACGTACAAAACTTTGCCGGGCGCGCGGCGGTTCGCGGTCGCCGCGTCGGGGACCGCCGCCGCGACCGACGCCCGCGCCGACGGCGACTCCGACCTTCGTAAACCGAACCACTGATAGTGGTTTACGAGACAGGAGGGAGTATGTCGACAAACGCGGAGTCGGTCGAACTCGTCGGCGACGACGTGGTCGGCAACGTCGCCCGCGCGGCGCTGTTCGCGGCGCTCACGGGCGCGTTCGCCTACGTCTCGTTCCCGAACCCCGTCTCGCCCGTCCCGGTGAGCCTGCAGGTGCTGGGCGTCTTCCTCGCGGGCATCTTTCTGGGACCGGTCTGGGGCGGCGCGTCGATGGTGCTCTACCTCGTCGCCGGGGCCGCCGGCGCCCCCGTCTTCGCCGGCGGGTCCGCCGGCCTCGGGTCGTTCGTGAGTTACACCGCCGGCTTCCTCTGGTCGTACCCCCTCGCGGCGGCCCTCGTCGGAGCCGTCGTCCACGGCACGGCGGACCTGCGCGACCCCTCGGCGGTGGGGGTGGCCCGCCTCGTCGGCGGCATGGTCGCCGGCACCGCCGTCATCTACGCCCTCGGCACCGTCGGCTACGCGATAGTCGAGAACGGTCTCGCCGGCGCGTTCGCTCCGGACGCCCTCGTCCGCGCGTTCGCCGTCAGCGCCCTCGCGTTCGTGCCGTTCGAGGCGGTGAAGATGGCCGCCGCCGTCGGCGTCGTCCGGAGCGACGCCGCGACGGCGGAGTGAGCGGGCGGGGCGACGACTGATGACGATCCGAACCGAGTCGCTGGTCCACCGCTACGGCGACAGCGTCGCCGTCGACGGCGTGGGTCTCGAAATCGACGACGGCGAGTTCGTTCTTCTAGCGGGCGCGAACGGGTCCGGCAAGACCACGCTCGTCCGCCACTTCAACGGCCTCCTCGAACCCGATTCGGGTGAGGTGTTCGTCGACGGCCGCTCCGTGCCCGAGAACCCCGTCGCCGCCAGAACCGCCGTCGGGATGGTGTTTCAGAACCCCCGCGACCAGTTCGTCGCCGCGACGGTGGGCGCCGACGTGGCGTTCGGGCCGGAGAACCTCGGCCTCCCCCGAGACGAGATAGACGCACGCGTCGCGGACGCCCTCGACGCGGTGAACCTGAGCGAGAGAAGGGACGCCCGCGTGGACGAACTCTCCGGCGGCGAACGGGAACGCGCCGCCATCGCGGGCGCCCTGGCGATGCGGCCGACCCACCTCGTCCTCGACGAACCGTTCACCGGACTCGACGCGCCCGCGCGCGAGGCCGTCCTCGACAGGCTCGAAACCCTGAACAGGTCGGGCACCAGCGTCGTCGTCGTCACCCACGACGTGCGCGACGCCCTCGAACTCGCGGACAGGGTCGTCGTGATGAGCGACGGCCGCGTCGTCGTCGACGGGACGCCCGAACGAGCGGTCAAGAGACTGGAGCGGTACGACGTGCGCGCGCCGCGCCGCCCGACCGCCGACCGATGACGCTGGCGTACCGTCCGAGCGACTCCCTCGCGCACCG
This is a stretch of genomic DNA from Halogeometricum sp. S3BR5-2. It encodes these proteins:
- a CDS encoding conditioned medium-induced protein 4, which produces MDEKTAELRDIFVETTGSESVTERQEESPGSLTDAPDDEERNRRVGDLVAAMRERYEFETDLSDADLRRIVRGFFDGDTDAELASVLEVNADEGEVFVARTDLHLLRESDADAPFSLDEFRSLLADGADDEACAAALDADAGTVARVRRVVEARREATRANDRFRTEFEELLTDSDLSARLAEDARRDGLREATEDIETDVSL
- a CDS encoding energy-coupling factor ABC transporter ATP-binding protein, giving the protein MTIRTESLVHRYGDSVAVDGVGLEIDDGEFVLLAGANGSGKTTLVRHFNGLLEPDSGEVFVDGRSVPENPVAARTAVGMVFQNPRDQFVAATVGADVAFGPENLGLPRDEIDARVADALDAVNLSERRDARVDELSGGERERAAIAGALAMRPTHLVLDEPFTGLDAPAREAVLDRLETLNRSGTSVVVVTHDVRDALELADRVVVMSDGRVVVDGTPERAVKRLERYDVRAPRRPTADR
- a CDS encoding biotin transporter BioY gives rise to the protein MSTNAESVELVGDDVVGNVARAALFAALTGAFAYVSFPNPVSPVPVSLQVLGVFLAGIFLGPVWGGASMVLYLVAGAAGAPVFAGGSAGLGSFVSYTAGFLWSYPLAAALVGAVVHGTADLRDPSAVGVARLVGGMVAGTAVIYALGTVGYAIVENGLAGAFAPDALVRAFAVSALAFVPFEAVKMAAAVGVVRSDAATAE